DNA sequence from the Longimicrobiaceae bacterium genome:
TGATGAGGAGGGCGACCCAGAGCGCGACCTCGCCGATCTGCGTCACGACGCCTGCCCCATGCCCTCGTCGTTGCCGCGCGGGTCGGCGGCGCCCGGGGGCGAGCCCACGCCCTCGTAGCGCGAGCCGCACTTGGTGAGCACGTTGCTGGCCTCGAACACGCCGGACGCGGTCAGCTTGCCCTCGGCCACCACGTCGCGGCCCTCCTTGAACGTGTCCGGCAGCGGGCCCTGGTAGTGCACGGGGAATCGCGTCTTGCCCGTGGCAATGTCCACCACGTCGAAGCGCAGGTCCAGCGTGCGCTGGTCGAAGTGCACGGTGCCCGGCACCACGCGCCCGCCCACCTTCACCCCCACCTCGTGCATCGATGCGTCCGCCGTGATCTTCGCGGCCAGCTCGTTGGGCGTGTAGTAGTACACCATCGAGTCACGCATGCCGGTGACCATGAGGTACCCGATCACGCCGGCCACCACCAGGGCTCCGGCAACGAACTTGGGCTGTTTCTTCACGGGACGCGCGCCTCCAGCGGGTGTGGGTTGCCGCGGCGGAATATAAGGGCGAACGGGGTGCCGTGAAAGTGTTTGCCCCACGCGCCGCGGCGGGGAGCGGGGCGCGTGGGGCAATGCCTTTCGGGCGCGGCGGGGGAATCCCCTACGCGATGCTGCGGCCGGCCGTCGCGC
Encoded proteins:
- a CDS encoding cytochrome c maturation protein CcmE, producing MKKQPKFVAGALVVAGVIGYLMVTGMRDSMVYYYTPNELAAKITADASMHEVGVKVGGRVVPGTVHFDQRTLDLRFDVVDIATGKTRFPVHYQGPLPDTFKEGRDVVAEGKLTASGVFEASNVLTKCGSRYEGVGSPPGAADPRGNDEGMGQAS